CTGCATCCGGGGATGAAAGTCGAAATCGCCGAGAACACCTACAAGGAACTGCAACCGGGAGCACAGCCATGAAGCCTTTGTGGGTGATGTCTGTCGGGCTGCTGCTGGTTGCCTGTTCCAAGAGCGAGCCACCGCCTGAGCCGGTGCGGCCGGTGTTGTCGATCAAGGTCGAAGCGCTGAACGAGGAAACCCTCGGTCGTTTCGCCGGCAGCATTCAGGCGCGCTACGAGAGCAACACCGGTTTTCGCGTCGGCGGCCGGATTGCCAGTCGTAACGTCGACGTGGGCGCCGAGGTGGAGAAGGGTACGTTGCTCGCCACCCTCGACCCGTCCGACCAGCAGAATCAGTTGCGTTCGGCCCAGGGCGATCTGGCGAAAGTCGAAGCACAATTGATCAACGCCCAGGCCAACGCCCGGCGTCAGCAGGCGCTGTTTGATCGCGGAGTGGGCGCCCAGGCGCAACTGGACATCGCCACCACCGATCTGAAAACCACCCAGGCATCTCTCGACCAGGCGCGGGCGGCGGTCAACCAGAGCAAGGATCAGCTCGGCTATACCGAACTGCGCTCCGACCACAAAGCCGTGGTCACCGCGTGGAACGCCGAGGCCGGGCAAGTGGTGACGGCCGGCCAGCAAGTGGTGACGCTGGCGCAACCGGACATCAAGGAAGCGGTGATCGATCTGCCGGACACGCTGGTCGACCAGATCCCCAGCGACGTGGTGTTTCTGGTGGCCGCTCAACTCGATCCGAGCATCAACACCACCGCCGTCATCCGTGAAATCGAACCTCAGGCACAAAGCGCCACGCGCACCCGACGCGCACGCCTGACCCTGGCCAGCACTCCACCGGGCTTCCGCCTCGGCACGGCAATCAGCGTGACCCTCAGTTCGGCGATCAAGCCGCGAATCGAATTGCCCGCGACAGCCTTGCAGGAGGCCGACGGCAAAACACGGATCTGGGTGATCGACCCGCAAAGCAAAACCGTTGCCCCGCGCGACGTCAGTGTGACCAGCCGCACCGACAGCACCGTGGTGCTGGCCGGCGGGGTCAAGTCCGGCGAGCGTGTGGTCAGCGCCGGCGTCAACAGCCTCAAACCCGGACAAGCCGTGAAACTCGACGAGGACAGTCAATGAAAGGGTCTTTCAATCTCTCCGAATGGGCCCTCAAGCATCAGTCGTTCGTCTGGTACCTGATGTTCGTCGGGCTGTTGATGGGTGTGTTCTCGTACTTCAATCTGGGGCGCGAGGAAGACCCGTCGTTCACCATCAAGACCATGGTGATCCAGACCAAATGGCCGGGCGCGACCCAGGAAGAAACACTCAAACAGGTCACCGACCGTATCGAGAAAAAACTCGAGGAACTCGACTCTCTCGACTACGTGAAAAGCTACACCCGCCCCGGAGAATCAACGGTCTACGTCTACCTGCGCGACACCACCAGCGCCAAGGACATCCCGGAAATCTGGTACCAGGTGCGCAAGAAGATCGACGACATTCGCGGCCAGTTTCCCCAGGGGATTCAGGGGCCGGGATTCAACGATGAGTTTGGTGACGTGTTCGGCTCGGTCTATGCGTTCACTGCCGACGGCCTGACGATGCGACAACTGCGCGATTATGTGGAACAGGCGCGTGCCGAGATTCGCAACGTGCCGGGGCTGGGCAAGATCGAGATGGTCGGCCAGCAGGACGAAGTGATCTATCTGAACTTCTCCACCCGAAAACTGGCGGCGCTGGGCATCGATCAACGACAAGTGGTGCAAAGCCTGCAATCGCAGAACGCCGTGACCCCGGCGGGTGTGATCGAGGCCGGGCCCGAGCGGATTTCGGTGAGGACCTCCGGACAGTTCGCCTCGGAAAAGGATCTGGCCGAGGTCAATCTCAAACTCAATGACCGCTTCTATCGTCTGGCCGACATCGCTGAAATCAGCCGGGGTTACGTCGACCCGGCGACCCCGGAATTCCGCTTCGACGGCAAGCCGGCTATCGGTCTGGCAATCGCCATGCAGAAGGGCGGCAACGTCCAGGCCTTTGGTAAGGCGCTGCACGCGCGCATCGATCAACTCACCGCCGACTTGCCGGTGGGCGTCGGCGTGCACACCGTTTCCGATCAGGCGGTAGTGGTGGAAGAAGCCGTCGGCGGCTTCACCAGCGCGTTGTTCGAAGCGGTGGTCATCGTGCTGGTGGTGAGCTTTATCAGCCTCGGCGTGCGGGCCGGGCTGGTGGTGGCGTGCTCGATCCCGTTGGTGCTGGCCATGGTGTTCGTTTACATGGAGTACAGCGGCATCACCATGCAGCGGATTTCCCTCGGTGCGCTGATCATTGCCCTCGGGCTGCTGGTGGACGACGCGATGATCACCGTGGAAATGATGGTCACGCGGCTGGAAATGGGCGAGACCAAGGAGCAGGCGGCGACGTTCGCCTACACCTCCACGGCGTTCCCGATGCTCACCGGCACGCTGGTGACCGTGGCCGGTTTCGTGCCCATCGGACTCAACGCCAGCTCCGCCGGTGAGTACACCTACACACTGTTTGCGGTGATAGCGGTGGCGATGATCGTGTCGTGGATCGTGGCGGTGTTCTTCGCGCCGGTGATCGGCGTGCACATCCTCAGCACCAACGTGAAACCCCACGAAGCGGAGCCGGGGCGTATCGGGCGAGCGTTCAATCACGGGTTGTTGTGGTCAATGCGCAACCGCTGGTGGTGCATCGGCATCACCGTGCTGTGCTTTGTGCTCTCGGTGTTTTGCATGCGTTTTGTGCAGAACCAGTTCTTCCCGTCTTCCGACCGCCCGGAAATTCTGGTCGACCTGAACCTGCCGCAAAACGCCTCGATCGATGAAACCCGCAAGGCCGTCGACAAGCTCGAAGCCACGCTCAAGGGCGACCCGGACATCGTGCGCTGGAGCACTTACATCGGTCAGGGTGCGATCCGTTTCTACCTGCCGCTGGATCAGCAACTGCAGAATCCGTACTACGCGCAACTGGTGATCGTCAGCAAAGACTTCAAGGCCCGCGAAGCCTTGAGTCAGCGCCTGCGTGATCGCCTGCGCCAGGACTTCGTCGGCATCGGCAGCTACGTGCAGGCCCTGGAAATGGGCCCGCCGGTGGGGCGTCCGATCCAGTACCGGGTCAGCGGCAAGGACATTGATCAGGTGCGTAAACACGCCATCGACCTGGCCACCGAACTGGACAAGAGCCCGCACATCGGCGAGATCATTTACGACTGGAACGAGCCCGGCAAAGTCCTGCGCATCGACATCGCTCAGGACAAGGCGCGCCAGCTCGGCCTGTCCTCGGAGGATGTGGCCAACCTGATGAACAGCATCGTCAGTGGCTCGCCGCTGACTCAGGTCGACGACGATATCTACCTGGTCAACGTGGTCGGGCGGGCGGTGGATTCCGAGCGCGGTACACCGGAAACCCTGCAGAACCTGCAGATCGTCACGCCCAACGGCACGTCGATTCCGCTGCTGGCCTTCGCCACCGTGCGTTATGAACTGGAGCAGCCGCTGGTGTGGCGTCGCGACCGTTTGCCGACCATCACCATCAAGGCTTCGGTGCGCGATGAAATCCAGCCGACCGATCTGGTGAAAGTCCTCAAGCCGACCATCGATGACTTCGCCGCCAAACTGCCGGTGGGCTACAAGGTCGCCACCGGCGGTACGGTCGAAGAGAGCGGCAAGGCCCAGGGGCCGATTGCCAAGGTGCTTCCGCTGATGCTGTTCCTGATGGCGACCTTCCTGATGATCCAGCTGCACAGCGTGCAGAAGCTGTTCCTGGTGGCGAGTGTCGCGCCGCTGGGGCTGATCGGCGTGGTGCTGGCGCTGGTGCCGACCGGTACGCCGATGGGCTTCGTGGCGATCCTGGGGATTCTGGCGCTGATCGG
This genomic window from Pseudomonas kribbensis contains:
- a CDS encoding efflux RND transporter periplasmic adaptor subunit translates to MKPLWVMSVGLLLVACSKSEPPPEPVRPVLSIKVEALNEETLGRFAGSIQARYESNTGFRVGGRIASRNVDVGAEVEKGTLLATLDPSDQQNQLRSAQGDLAKVEAQLINAQANARRQQALFDRGVGAQAQLDIATTDLKTTQASLDQARAAVNQSKDQLGYTELRSDHKAVVTAWNAEAGQVVTAGQQVVTLAQPDIKEAVIDLPDTLVDQIPSDVVFLVAAQLDPSINTTAVIREIEPQAQSATRTRRARLTLASTPPGFRLGTAISVTLSSAIKPRIELPATALQEADGKTRIWVIDPQSKTVAPRDVSVTSRTDSTVVLAGGVKSGERVVSAGVNSLKPGQAVKLDEDSQ
- a CDS encoding efflux RND transporter permease subunit, translating into MKGSFNLSEWALKHQSFVWYLMFVGLLMGVFSYFNLGREEDPSFTIKTMVIQTKWPGATQEETLKQVTDRIEKKLEELDSLDYVKSYTRPGESTVYVYLRDTTSAKDIPEIWYQVRKKIDDIRGQFPQGIQGPGFNDEFGDVFGSVYAFTADGLTMRQLRDYVEQARAEIRNVPGLGKIEMVGQQDEVIYLNFSTRKLAALGIDQRQVVQSLQSQNAVTPAGVIEAGPERISVRTSGQFASEKDLAEVNLKLNDRFYRLADIAEISRGYVDPATPEFRFDGKPAIGLAIAMQKGGNVQAFGKALHARIDQLTADLPVGVGVHTVSDQAVVVEEAVGGFTSALFEAVVIVLVVSFISLGVRAGLVVACSIPLVLAMVFVYMEYSGITMQRISLGALIIALGLLVDDAMITVEMMVTRLEMGETKEQAATFAYTSTAFPMLTGTLVTVAGFVPIGLNASSAGEYTYTLFAVIAVAMIVSWIVAVFFAPVIGVHILSTNVKPHEAEPGRIGRAFNHGLLWSMRNRWWCIGITVLCFVLSVFCMRFVQNQFFPSSDRPEILVDLNLPQNASIDETRKAVDKLEATLKGDPDIVRWSTYIGQGAIRFYLPLDQQLQNPYYAQLVIVSKDFKAREALSQRLRDRLRQDFVGIGSYVQALEMGPPVGRPIQYRVSGKDIDQVRKHAIDLATELDKSPHIGEIIYDWNEPGKVLRIDIAQDKARQLGLSSEDVANLMNSIVSGSPLTQVDDDIYLVNVVGRAVDSERGTPETLQNLQIVTPNGTSIPLLAFATVRYELEQPLVWRRDRLPTITIKASVRDEIQPTDLVKVLKPTIDDFAAKLPVGYKVATGGTVEESGKAQGPIAKVLPLMLFLMATFLMIQLHSVQKLFLVASVAPLGLIGVVLALVPTGTPMGFVAILGILALIGIIIRNSVILVTQIEEFEHKGYSPWDAVVEATEHRRRPILLTAAAASMGMIPIAREVFWGPMAYAMIGGIVVATLLTLLFLPALYVAWYKIREPKKEAQ